In Streptomyces sp. NBC_01707, a genomic segment contains:
- a CDS encoding carboxymuconolactone decarboxylase family protein produces the protein MTETFRYTSPAPPGAATGVVADVYAQLATDFGIERATTFVVLSASPPLLTGTWAVMRESLLAGPTSRTDKEVVAAGVSIANRCPYCVTAHTVLLHATGDHALAERIARGEQPEDPGHRQLLAWGKDMSTSQPFPSGQAPEYIGTALAFHFINRIVSSLLTEDMLPGGAQRFRLVRSVAGRSLARTVRRELVPGESLALLETEGASPGWAADTPIGTAFGALRTAAHLGAGLLGDEDAALVRTSVAAWDGVTPLPLQGEGLPDRAERPGARLALLAARAPYRITDEDVAAWLAPPFTDHCLVHLIAFGAICAVERIEANLTARTEEHA, from the coding sequence ATGACCGAAACCTTCCGATACACCTCACCCGCACCGCCGGGAGCAGCGACCGGAGTGGTCGCCGACGTGTACGCGCAACTGGCGACCGACTTCGGTATCGAACGCGCCACGACCTTCGTCGTGCTGTCCGCCTCGCCGCCCCTGCTGACCGGCACCTGGGCCGTCATGCGGGAGTCCCTGCTGGCCGGACCCACGTCGCGCACCGACAAGGAGGTGGTGGCGGCGGGGGTGTCGATCGCCAACCGGTGCCCGTACTGCGTCACCGCGCACACCGTGCTCCTGCATGCCACCGGCGACCACGCGCTGGCCGAGAGAATCGCCCGTGGCGAGCAGCCCGAGGACCCAGGACATCGTCAACTGCTGGCGTGGGGAAAGGACATGAGTACGTCGCAGCCGTTCCCGTCCGGGCAGGCACCGGAGTACATCGGGACGGCGCTCGCCTTCCACTTCATCAACCGAATCGTGTCGTCCCTGCTGACGGAGGACATGCTGCCCGGGGGCGCCCAGAGATTCCGCCTGGTACGGAGCGTGGCGGGCCGCTCGCTGGCCCGTACGGTCCGCCGCGAGCTCGTTCCCGGCGAGAGCCTCGCCCTGCTGGAGACGGAGGGGGCGTCGCCCGGGTGGGCGGCGGACACCCCGATCGGCACCGCGTTCGGCGCGCTGCGTACGGCGGCGCACCTGGGTGCGGGGCTGCTCGGTGACGAGGACGCGGCACTGGTACGGACATCGGTGGCGGCCTGGGACGGCGTCACACCGCTGCCCCTGCAGGGCGAGGGGCTGCCGGACCGGGCGGAGCGGCCGGGTGCACGGCTGGCGCTGCTCGCGGCGCGTGCCCCGTACCGGATCACGGACGAGGACGTGGCGGCCTGGCTGGCACCGCCGTTCACCGATCACTGTCTGGTCCATCTGATCGCGTTCGGCGCGATCTGCGCCGTCGAGCGCATCGAGGCCAACCTGACCGCACGGACCGAGGAGCACGCATGA
- a CDS encoding class I SAM-dependent methyltransferase → MTVTDAWNGQLGRHWADHPDRYNAMVARFDEPLFDAAAIGTEDRVLDIGCGSGFSTRIAARRAPRGRVTGVDVSVPLLERARARTDAGEFPSVSYELGDAQVHPFEPAGYDVAISRGGVMFFADHIAAFTNIGHALRPGGRLAFICPQPPSPDGEERKALGLLASLLGQEHAVENDVAVAMASLSDPERLRKVLGAAGFEEIGIVPVTATTCWGRDAADAVDFFVSRTPGLTVSDETRASMMDALLPYETAEGVLLRAGVWVVGARLPL, encoded by the coding sequence ATGACCGTCACCGACGCGTGGAACGGACAGCTCGGCCGACACTGGGCCGACCATCCCGACCGCTACAACGCCATGGTGGCCCGCTTCGACGAGCCGCTGTTCGACGCCGCGGCGATCGGCACGGAGGACAGGGTCCTCGACATCGGCTGCGGCAGCGGGTTCTCGACCCGGATCGCGGCGCGGCGCGCCCCACGGGGCCGGGTCACCGGCGTGGATGTCTCCGTGCCGCTCCTCGAACGCGCCAGGGCCCGCACCGACGCCGGAGAGTTCCCCTCCGTCTCCTACGAGTTGGGGGACGCGCAGGTCCACCCCTTCGAGCCGGCCGGCTATGACGTGGCGATCAGCCGGGGCGGCGTGATGTTCTTCGCCGACCACATCGCGGCGTTCACCAATATCGGGCACGCCCTGCGCCCCGGTGGCCGGCTGGCGTTCATATGCCCGCAGCCCCCGTCACCGGACGGCGAGGAGCGCAAGGCGCTCGGGCTGCTGGCTTCCCTGCTGGGGCAGGAACACGCGGTGGAGAACGACGTGGCGGTGGCCATGGCCTCGCTCTCGGACCCGGAACGCCTGCGGAAGGTGCTGGGCGCGGCGGGCTTCGAGGAGATCGGCATCGTGCCCGTGACGGCCACGACCTGCTGGGGGCGGGACGCGGCGGACGCGGTGGACTTCTTCGTCTCCCGGACACCGGGTCTCACCGTCTCCGACGAGACCCGGGCCTCGATGATGGACGCCCTGCTGCCGTACGAGACCGCGGAGGGCGTGCTGCTGAGGGCGGGGGTGTGGGTGGTCGGCGCCCGCCTGCCGCTCTGA
- a CDS encoding amidase, producing the protein MSSAEAVELTEPTDSTGLADTARALADGRTTSTQQVSAALARIEASQSTLNAFRHLRATAALAEAAEADRRLAAGERLPLLGVPVAVKDDTDIEGMPTHFGCDGDLPAAAEDSEAVRRLRAAGAVIVGKTNSCELGQWPFTEGPAFGATRNPWHTGHTPGGSSGGSAAAVAAGLVPAALGSDGAGSVRIPAAWTHLIGIKPQRGRISVHPHHDAFQGLTVNGPLARTVADAALLLDAVAGAHPDDLHRPPPVAASAAAGRDPGRLRIALAWRPPLTLTGSAPHPAVRRAVTALAEALARLGHHVEEARPRYGLIGLGFVPRATAGIAELAALHPEPALLDPRTRSALRTGTRLGGRVVRAARAREVRQHRRIGRLFRTTPAGAGYDVLLTPTTAAPPPRIGAFDGLSAWRTDVAITEACPYAWPWNVLGWPGINVPAGFTADGLPVGAQLLGPSRSEELLISLAAQLEADQRWYEHRPPASAGS; encoded by the coding sequence ATGTCCTCAGCAGAAGCCGTGGAACTCACCGAGCCGACCGATTCGACCGGACTGGCCGACACCGCACGGGCGTTGGCCGACGGCCGCACCACCTCGACACAGCAGGTGTCCGCCGCCCTCGCACGGATCGAAGCGAGCCAGAGCACTCTCAACGCGTTCCGTCACCTGCGTGCCACGGCCGCGCTGGCCGAGGCCGCGGAAGCAGACCGACGGCTCGCCGCCGGTGAGCGGCTGCCGTTGCTCGGGGTGCCGGTCGCGGTCAAGGACGACACCGATATCGAGGGAATGCCCACCCACTTCGGCTGTGACGGCGATCTGCCGGCGGCCGCCGAGGACAGCGAGGCCGTGCGCCGGCTGCGCGCCGCCGGGGCCGTGATCGTAGGGAAGACCAACTCCTGCGAGCTCGGCCAGTGGCCCTTCACCGAAGGGCCCGCCTTCGGCGCCACCCGTAACCCGTGGCACACCGGGCACACCCCGGGCGGTTCGTCCGGAGGTTCGGCGGCGGCCGTCGCCGCCGGGCTGGTGCCCGCCGCGCTCGGTTCGGATGGTGCCGGGTCCGTCCGGATCCCCGCCGCCTGGACCCATCTCATCGGTATCAAACCGCAGCGCGGCCGGATCTCCGTCCACCCCCACCACGACGCCTTCCAGGGCCTCACCGTCAACGGCCCGCTGGCCCGGACCGTCGCCGATGCCGCACTGCTGCTCGACGCCGTAGCCGGAGCGCACCCCGACGACCTGCACCGGCCGCCGCCCGTCGCCGCCTCGGCCGCTGCCGGTCGCGACCCGGGCAGGCTGCGGATCGCCCTCGCCTGGCGGCCCCCGCTCACCCTCACCGGCTCGGCCCCCCACCCGGCTGTACGACGGGCCGTCACCGCGCTCGCCGAGGCCCTGGCCCGGCTCGGCCACCATGTCGAGGAGGCCAGGCCGCGCTACGGGCTGATCGGTCTCGGCTTCGTCCCCCGCGCCACCGCCGGGATCGCCGAACTCGCCGCGCTCCACCCCGAACCGGCTCTCCTCGACCCGCGCACCCGCAGCGCCCTGCGAACCGGCACCCGGCTCGGCGGCCGGGTGGTGCGAGCGGCCAGGGCACGGGAGGTGCGCCAGCACCGCAGGATCGGCAGGCTCTTCCGGACCACCCCGGCCGGGGCCGGGTACGACGTGCTGCTCACCCCGACCACCGCCGCGCCCCCACCCCGGATCGGCGCCTTCGACGGCCTGAGCGCCTGGCGTACCGACGTGGCGATCACCGAGGCGTGCCCGTACGCCTGGCCGTGGAACGTGCTGGGCTGGCCCGGCATCAATGTCCCGGCCGGTTTCACGGCCGACGGACTTCCCGTCGGTGCCCAGTTGCTCGGCCCGTCCCGCAGCGAGGAGCTGCTGATCTCCCTGGCGGCCCAGCTGGAGGCCGACCAGCGGTGGTACGAGCACCGGCCGCCGGCCTCCGCGGGCTCCTGA
- a CDS encoding nucleotidyl transferase AbiEii/AbiGii toxin family protein has protein sequence MSVADRPFPGEPAFRDPSLAPHWRIARRTVQDHLLRVITESSWGDGLILRGSLPLQAWVGAAAREPGDLDWIVLEPSADDFVDRLDPYPYVDGIEAVQQWPEAADGAAAPELWTDGDCHATGGARPALAPDGLHWIGSDALEPSPDPQDEVATALKAGPPPPEGIRIDPGTVTSDGVWMYRTYETPGVRVVVPWQADGLPPGELRMDFAQDERLPEAPVWTACPRMDGGPPLPVRTASQGLSLAWKLLWLSEDQQAEGRSAAKDLYDAVLLAEHPRTRLSPRLVRTVLGPHAAGFSPETVLDWLVDWSAFHAEHRWVNDGPDGLRARLAGALAALPDRAPER, from the coding sequence ATGAGCGTGGCGGACCGGCCGTTCCCCGGCGAGCCGGCATTTCGCGACCCCTCCCTCGCACCGCACTGGCGAATCGCCCGGCGCACCGTTCAGGACCATCTGCTCCGGGTGATCACCGAGTCGTCGTGGGGCGACGGCCTGATCCTGCGCGGCAGCCTGCCCCTCCAGGCCTGGGTGGGCGCTGCCGCCCGGGAGCCTGGCGACCTGGACTGGATCGTGCTGGAGCCGTCGGCGGACGACTTCGTCGACCGTCTCGACCCCTATCCGTACGTCGACGGGATCGAGGCCGTCCAGCAGTGGCCGGAAGCCGCGGACGGTGCGGCCGCCCCCGAGCTGTGGACGGACGGAGACTGCCACGCCACCGGCGGGGCCCGGCCCGCGCTCGCACCCGACGGACTGCACTGGATCGGTTCCGACGCCCTGGAACCGAGTCCCGACCCGCAGGACGAGGTCGCCACAGCGCTCAAGGCGGGTCCGCCGCCGCCGGAGGGCATCCGGATCGATCCGGGCACGGTGACGTCGGACGGCGTGTGGATGTACCGGACGTACGAGACGCCCGGCGTGCGCGTCGTCGTCCCGTGGCAGGCGGACGGGCTGCCGCCGGGTGAGCTGCGGATGGACTTCGCCCAGGACGAGCGGCTGCCCGAAGCGCCGGTGTGGACTGCCTGCCCGCGCATGGACGGCGGGCCGCCCCTACCGGTGCGCACGGCGAGTCAGGGGCTTTCGCTCGCCTGGAAGCTGTTGTGGCTCTCCGAGGACCAGCAGGCCGAGGGGCGTTCGGCGGCCAAGGATCTGTACGACGCGGTGCTGCTGGCAGAGCACCCGCGGACCCGGTTGTCGCCGCGGCTGGTGCGCACGGTGCTGGGCCCGCACGCGGCCGGCTTCAGCCCGGAGACGGTACTGGACTGGTTGGTGGACTGGTCGGCGTTCCACGCGGAACACCGTTGGGTGAACGACGGTCCGGACGGGTTGCGGGCCCGGTTGGCCGGTGCGCTCGCCGCACTACCGGATCGGGCTCCCGAGCGCTGA
- a CDS encoding NCS1 family nucleobase:cation symporter-1 has translation MASTAPPTPPTPPTPSQDLIADLSGRVELAPGAVPADNRFTNDDLLPVPLERRKWTTYNFAALWVGMAHNIPSWLLASGLVALGMDWKQAVFTIALANLIVLGPMLLTGHAGPKYGIPFPVLARASFGLRGANLPALIRAAVACAWFGIQTWIGGVGIFTLLGKIFGGWASASEIGGQPWTLWLCFVLFWALELAIIYRGMDTLRRFENWAAPFVIVGAVVLLIWVAVKAGGFGPLLDQPSKLGWGADFWPVFFPSLMGMIAFWATLSLNIPDFTRFGAGQRAQVWGQSLGLPTTMTLFALLSVLVTSGSQAVYGEAIWDPVQLVARTDNVFGLLYALVTVLVATISVNIAANVVSPAYDLANLAPKLINFRTGALITGVVGVLIMPWKLTETPELYIFTWLGLVGGLLGTVAGILIADYWIVRRTVLDLADLYRPGGRYWYTQGWNWRAVVAFAVGGILAIGGSHSAPGKGPFPADGLIPFLKPLADYGWAVGLASSLLLYVLLSGRPAVRSHGSPAR, from the coding sequence ATGGCATCGACAGCCCCACCCACCCCGCCGACTCCGCCGACCCCATCGCAGGACCTGATAGCCGACCTGTCAGGACGCGTGGAACTCGCACCCGGCGCCGTCCCCGCCGACAACCGCTTCACCAACGACGACCTGCTGCCCGTTCCTCTGGAACGGCGCAAGTGGACGACGTACAACTTCGCCGCGCTCTGGGTCGGGATGGCCCACAACATCCCGTCCTGGCTCCTCGCCTCCGGTCTCGTCGCCCTCGGCATGGACTGGAAACAGGCCGTGTTCACCATCGCGCTGGCCAACCTGATCGTGCTGGGTCCGATGCTGCTCACCGGCCACGCCGGGCCCAAGTACGGCATCCCGTTCCCCGTTCTCGCCCGCGCGTCGTTCGGCCTGCGCGGCGCCAATCTGCCCGCGCTGATCCGCGCCGCGGTGGCTTGCGCCTGGTTCGGCATCCAGACCTGGATCGGCGGCGTCGGCATCTTCACCCTGCTCGGGAAGATCTTCGGCGGCTGGGCGAGCGCGTCCGAGATCGGCGGGCAGCCCTGGACGCTCTGGCTCTGCTTCGTCCTCTTCTGGGCGCTCGAACTCGCCATCATCTACCGCGGGATGGACACCCTGCGCCGGTTCGAGAACTGGGCGGCGCCGTTCGTCATCGTCGGCGCCGTGGTACTGCTGATCTGGGTCGCCGTCAAGGCCGGTGGCTTCGGCCCGCTGCTCGACCAGCCCTCGAAGCTGGGCTGGGGCGCGGACTTCTGGCCCGTCTTCTTCCCGTCCCTGATGGGCATGATCGCCTTCTGGGCCACGCTCTCGCTCAACATCCCCGACTTCACCCGCTTCGGCGCCGGCCAACGCGCCCAGGTCTGGGGTCAGTCGCTGGGCCTGCCGACCACGATGACCCTCTTCGCGCTCCTCTCGGTCCTCGTCACCTCCGGCTCGCAGGCCGTGTACGGCGAGGCGATCTGGGACCCGGTCCAGCTCGTCGCCAGGACCGACAACGTCTTCGGTCTGCTCTACGCCCTGGTGACGGTGCTGGTCGCGACGATCTCCGTCAACATCGCGGCGAACGTGGTGTCACCCGCGTACGACCTGGCCAACCTGGCCCCCAAACTCATCAACTTCCGTACGGGAGCGCTGATCACCGGGGTCGTCGGTGTCCTGATCATGCCGTGGAAGCTCACCGAGACCCCCGAGCTGTACATCTTCACGTGGCTCGGCCTGGTCGGAGGTCTGCTCGGTACGGTCGCGGGCATCCTGATCGCCGACTACTGGATCGTCCGCCGCACCGTCCTCGATCTCGCCGACCTCTACCGCCCCGGCGGCCGCTACTGGTACACGCAGGGCTGGAACTGGCGCGCCGTCGTGGCCTTCGCCGTGGGTGGCATCCTCGCGATCGGCGGCTCCCACTCGGCCCCCGGCAAGGGCCCGTTCCCGGCGGACGGCCTGATCCCGTTCCTGAAGCCGCTCGCGGACTACGGCTGGGCGGTCGGCCTGGCCTCCTCACTGCTGCTGTACGTGCTGCTCAGCGGTCGGCCGGCCGTCAGGTCGCACGGGTCTCCTGCGCGTTGA
- a CDS encoding TIGR03842 family LLM class F420-dependent oxidoreductase, translating into MDFGLVLQADPPASAVVGLMRRAERNGFRYGWTFDSAVLWQEPFVIYSRILEHTERLVVGPMVTNPGTRTWEVTASTFATLNDMYGNRTVCGIGRGDSAMRVAGRKPNTLARLGEAIDVIRDLAEGREATVDGQSVQIPWIKDGKLPVWMAAYGPKALALAGQKADGFILQLADPYLTEWMIKAVRDAAAEAGRDPDAVTICVAAPAYVGNDLDHAREQCRWFGGMVGNHVADLVSRYGAHSGLVPEALTEYIAGRSGYDYSHHGRTGNPDTAFVPDEIVDRFCLLGPAEAHIEKLQALRDLGVDQFAVYNMHDAREATIDAYGSEIIPALS; encoded by the coding sequence ATGGACTTCGGACTCGTCCTCCAGGCCGACCCGCCCGCCTCCGCCGTCGTCGGCCTGATGCGCCGTGCCGAGCGCAACGGGTTCCGCTACGGGTGGACCTTCGACTCGGCGGTGCTCTGGCAGGAACCGTTCGTCATCTACAGCCGCATCCTCGAACACACCGAACGCCTCGTCGTCGGGCCCATGGTCACCAACCCGGGCACCCGCACCTGGGAGGTGACCGCGTCCACCTTCGCCACCCTCAACGACATGTACGGCAACCGCACCGTCTGCGGCATCGGCCGGGGCGATTCGGCGATGCGGGTCGCCGGACGCAAGCCCAACACCCTGGCCCGCCTCGGCGAGGCCATCGACGTCATCCGCGACCTCGCCGAGGGCCGGGAGGCGACCGTCGACGGCCAGAGCGTCCAGATCCCGTGGATCAAGGACGGCAAACTGCCGGTCTGGATGGCCGCGTACGGTCCGAAGGCACTCGCCCTGGCCGGACAGAAGGCCGACGGATTCATCCTCCAGCTCGCCGATCCGTACCTCACCGAATGGATGATCAAGGCGGTACGGGACGCGGCGGCGGAGGCGGGCCGCGACCCGGATGCCGTGACCATCTGCGTCGCGGCCCCCGCCTATGTCGGCAACGACCTCGACCATGCCCGCGAGCAGTGCCGCTGGTTCGGCGGGATGGTCGGCAATCATGTCGCGGACCTGGTGTCCCGGTACGGAGCGCACTCCGGGCTGGTCCCGGAGGCCCTCACCGAGTACATCGCCGGGCGGTCGGGTTACGACTACAGCCACCACGGCCGCACCGGCAACCCGGACACCGCCTTCGTGCCGGACGAGATCGTCGACCGGTTCTGCCTGCTGGGCCCTGCCGAGGCGCACATCGAGAAGCTCCAGGCACTGCGCGACCTGGGCGTGGACCAGTTCGCGGTCTACAACATGCACGACGCGCGAGAGGCGACCATCGACGCCTACGGCTCCGAGATCATCCCCGCGCTGTCCTGA
- the hydA gene encoding dihydropyrimidinase — MSRTVIHGGLVVTASDELHADVLIEGGRIAALAAHGTDAAESWTADRSIDATGKYVIPGGVDAHTHMEMPFGGTYAADTFETGTRAAAWGGTTTIVDFAIQSVGHAVREGLDAWYAKADGKCAIDYAFHMILSDVNESSLKEMDLLVSEGVTSFKLFMAYPGVFYSDDGQILRAMQRAAGNGGLIMMHAENGIAIDVLVEQALAAGRTAPRYHGDVRKVALEAEATHRAIQLARVAGSPLYVVHVSADEAVAELAAARHKGLPVFGETCPQYLFLSTDNLAEPDFEGAKYVCSTPLRPKEHQEALWRGLRNNELQVVSTDHCPFCFSGQKEMGRGDFSKIPNGMPGVENRMDLLHQAVVEGRISRRRWIEIACASPARMFGLYPKKGTIAPGADADVVIYDPHAEQTISAETHHMNVDYSAYEGKRLTGQVETVLSRGEVVIDQRKFTGRAGHGMYTPRATSQYLD, encoded by the coding sequence ATGAGCCGCACCGTCATCCACGGCGGCCTCGTCGTCACCGCGTCCGACGAACTCCATGCAGACGTACTCATCGAGGGCGGCCGCATCGCCGCACTCGCCGCGCACGGTACCGACGCGGCCGAGAGCTGGACCGCCGACCGGTCCATCGACGCCACCGGCAAGTACGTCATCCCCGGCGGCGTCGACGCGCATACGCACATGGAGATGCCGTTCGGCGGCACCTATGCGGCCGACACCTTCGAGACAGGGACCAGGGCGGCCGCCTGGGGCGGCACCACCACCATCGTCGACTTCGCCATCCAGTCCGTGGGCCACGCGGTCCGTGAAGGGCTCGACGCCTGGTACGCGAAGGCCGACGGCAAGTGCGCCATCGACTACGCCTTCCACATGATCCTCTCCGACGTGAACGAGTCCTCTCTGAAGGAGATGGACCTGCTGGTCTCGGAGGGCGTCACCTCCTTCAAGCTGTTCATGGCCTACCCCGGTGTCTTCTACAGCGACGACGGCCAGATCCTGCGTGCCATGCAGAGGGCCGCCGGCAACGGCGGGCTGATCATGATGCACGCCGAGAACGGCATCGCGATCGACGTCCTCGTCGAGCAGGCACTGGCCGCGGGCCGCACCGCCCCGCGCTACCACGGCGATGTCCGCAAGGTGGCGCTGGAGGCCGAGGCCACCCACCGCGCCATCCAGCTCGCCCGCGTCGCCGGGTCCCCGCTGTACGTCGTGCATGTCTCCGCCGACGAGGCCGTCGCCGAGCTGGCGGCCGCCCGCCACAAGGGACTTCCGGTCTTCGGCGAGACATGTCCGCAGTACCTCTTCCTCTCCACCGACAACCTCGCCGAGCCGGACTTCGAGGGCGCCAAGTACGTCTGCTCCACCCCGTTGCGGCCCAAGGAGCACCAGGAGGCGCTCTGGCGGGGCCTGCGGAACAACGAGCTCCAGGTCGTCTCCACCGACCACTGCCCGTTCTGTTTCTCCGGTCAGAAGGAGATGGGCCGCGGCGACTTCTCGAAGATCCCGAACGGGATGCCCGGTGTGGAGAACAGGATGGACCTGCTGCATCAGGCGGTCGTGGAGGGCCGGATCTCCCGCCGCCGCTGGATCGAGATCGCCTGCGCCTCCCCGGCCCGGATGTTCGGTCTCTACCCGAAGAAGGGCACCATCGCCCCGGGTGCCGACGCCGATGTCGTCATCTACGACCCGCACGCCGAGCAGACCATCTCCGCCGAGACCCATCACATGAACGTCGACTACTCGGCGTACGAGGGGAAGCGGCTCACCGGACAGGTCGAGACCGTCCTCTCGCGCGGCGAAGTCGTCATCGACCAGCGAAAGTTCACCGGCCGCGCCGGCCACGGCATGTACACCCCGCGCGCCACCAGCCAGTATCTGGACTAG
- a CDS encoding aspartate aminotransferase family protein, with protein sequence MNSLHHRHLAVSPDWLALYYRHPLELTHGEGRHVWDADGNRYLDFFGGILTTMTAHALPEVTKAVSEQAGRLIHSSTLYLNRPMVELAERIATLSGIPDARVFFTTSGTEANDTALLLATTYRSSNQILAMRNSYHGRSFSAVSITGNKAWSPTSLSPLQTLYVHGGVRTRGPYAELSDAQFIKACVADLEDLLGHTRGAAALIAEPIQGVGGFTSPPDGLFAAFREVLSRHGILWISDEVQTGWGRTGEHFWGWQAHDRNGPPDMLTFAKGIGNGMSIGGVVARAEVMNCLDANSISTFGGSPVTMAAGLANLSYLLEHDLQRNARRVGGLLIERLRAIGAGVECVREVRGRGLMIGIELVKPGTDEADPEAATAVLEAAREGGLLIGKGGGHNTSVLRIAPPLSLSIAEAEEGARILADALHAVG encoded by the coding sequence GTGAACAGTCTCCACCACCGCCATCTCGCCGTCAGCCCCGACTGGCTCGCGCTCTACTACCGGCACCCCCTGGAGCTCACCCACGGCGAGGGCCGCCATGTCTGGGACGCCGACGGCAACCGCTACCTCGACTTCTTCGGCGGCATCCTCACCACGATGACCGCACACGCCCTGCCCGAAGTGACCAAGGCGGTCAGTGAGCAGGCCGGGCGGCTGATCCACTCCTCGACGCTGTACCTCAACCGGCCGATGGTCGAACTCGCCGAGCGCATCGCCACGCTCTCCGGCATCCCGGACGCCCGGGTCTTCTTCACCACCTCCGGCACCGAGGCGAACGACACCGCCCTGCTGCTCGCCACCACGTACCGCAGCTCGAACCAGATCCTCGCGATGCGCAACAGCTACCACGGCAGGTCGTTCTCGGCGGTCTCCATCACCGGCAACAAGGCCTGGTCGCCCACGAGTCTGTCCCCGCTGCAGACTCTGTACGTCCACGGCGGCGTCCGCACCCGGGGCCCGTACGCGGAGCTCAGCGACGCACAGTTCATCAAGGCGTGCGTGGCCGACCTCGAGGATCTGCTCGGGCACACCCGCGGCGCCGCTGCGCTGATCGCCGAACCCATCCAGGGCGTCGGCGGATTCACCTCCCCGCCCGACGGCCTCTTCGCGGCGTTCCGCGAAGTGCTCAGTCGGCACGGCATCCTGTGGATCTCCGACGAGGTGCAGACCGGCTGGGGCCGTACCGGCGAACACTTCTGGGGCTGGCAGGCGCACGATCGGAACGGACCGCCGGACATGCTCACTTTCGCCAAGGGCATCGGCAACGGCATGTCGATCGGTGGTGTCGTGGCCCGCGCCGAGGTCATGAACTGCCTGGACGCCAACTCCATTTCGACGTTCGGCGGCTCTCCGGTCACCATGGCGGCCGGCCTGGCCAACCTCTCGTACCTCCTGGAGCACGACCTCCAGCGCAACGCGCGACGCGTCGGCGGACTGCTCATCGAGCGGCTGCGGGCGATCGGAGCCGGAGTGGAGTGCGTACGCGAAGTGCGCGGCCGGGGCCTGATGATCGGCATCGAGCTGGTGAAGCCCGGCACCGACGAGGCCGACCCGGAGGCGGCGACCGCCGTACTCGAAGCGGCCCGCGAGGGCGGGCTTCTCATCGGCAAGGGCGGCGGGCACAACACCAGCGTGCTGCGGATCGCCCCGCCGCTGTCACTGTCCATCGCCGAGGCGGAGGAGGGCGCGAGGATCCTCGCCGACGCGCTGCACGCGGTGGGGTGA
- a CDS encoding nitrilase-related carbon-nitrogen hydrolase, with protein MSHVVRAALVQATWTGDTESMIAKHEEHAREAARQGAKIIGFQEVFNAPYFCQVQEPEHYRWAEAVPDGPTVRRMQDLARETGMVIVVPVFEIEQSGFYFNTAAVIDADGTYLGKYRKHHIPQVKGFWEKYYFKPGNAGWPVFDTAVGKVGVYICYDRHFPEGWRQLGLNGAQLVYNPSATSRGLSSYLWQLEQPASAVANEYFIAAINRVGQEEYGDNDFYGTSYFVDPRGQFVGEVASDKQEELLVRDLDFGLIEEVRRQWAFYRDRRPDAYEGLVEP; from the coding sequence ATGTCCCACGTCGTACGCGCCGCACTCGTCCAGGCGACCTGGACCGGCGACACCGAATCCATGATCGCCAAGCATGAGGAGCATGCTCGCGAGGCCGCCCGGCAGGGTGCGAAGATCATCGGCTTCCAGGAGGTGTTCAACGCCCCTTACTTCTGCCAGGTCCAGGAGCCCGAGCACTACCGCTGGGCCGAGGCCGTCCCGGACGGGCCGACCGTCCGGCGGATGCAGGATCTCGCCCGTGAGACGGGCATGGTGATCGTCGTGCCGGTCTTCGAGATCGAGCAGTCCGGCTTCTATTTCAACACCGCCGCTGTGATCGACGCCGACGGCACGTATCTCGGCAAGTACCGCAAGCACCACATCCCGCAGGTCAAGGGGTTCTGGGAGAAGTACTACTTCAAGCCCGGAAACGCCGGTTGGCCGGTCTTCGACACCGCCGTCGGCAAGGTCGGCGTCTATATCTGCTACGACCGGCACTTCCCCGAGGGGTGGCGTCAACTCGGGCTCAACGGAGCCCAGTTGGTCTACAACCCGTCAGCCACCTCGCGGGGCCTGTCCAGCTACCTCTGGCAGCTGGAACAGCCGGCTTCCGCCGTCGCCAACGAATACTTCATCGCCGCGATCAACCGCGTCGGTCAGGAGGAGTACGGCGACAACGACTTCTACGGAACCAGCTACTTCGTCGACCCGCGCGGCCAGTTCGTCGGGGAGGTCGCCAGCGACAAGCAGGAGGAACTCCTGGTCCGTGACCTCGACTTCGGTCTCATCGAGGAGGTGCGCCGGCAGTGGGCGTTCTACCGGGACCGCCGCCCCGACGCGTACGAAGGACTGGTCGAGCCGTGA